Proteins from a single region of Colias croceus chromosome Z, ilColCroc2.1:
- the LOC123705610 gene encoding opsin-3-like, whose protein sequence is MAENFTENEPIAFPFKMVSHEIQKHMLGWNIPEEHRHLVHEHWRQFPDVDRSSHYLLALIYTILTISSVTGNGLVIWIFSTSKSLRTPSNMFVINLALFDLAMMGEMPHLILNSFYQRMLGYELGCDIYAVLGSLSGIGGAMTNAVIAYDRYKTISSPIDGRINRTQATLLVIFTWLYAMPFTVFPLTKTWGRFVTEGFLTTCSFDFLSDDVKTFVLCISIWSYVIPMTLICTFYLKLFGAVRHHERMLKEQAKKMNVKSLASNKEDAGKSVEIRIAKVAFTIFFLFICSWTPYGIVAMIGAFGDRSLLTPVVTMIPAVFCKAVSCLDPWVYAINHPRFRVELEKRVPWMGVREPDPDTQSSTGSAVTNSAEA, encoded by the exons ATGGCAGAAAATTTCACAGAAAACGAACCTATTGCTTTTCCTTTCAAAAT GGTATCCCACGAGATCCAAAAGCACATGCTGGGCTGGAACATACCGGAGGAGCACCGGCACTTGGTACACGAACACTGGCGACAGTTTCCTGACGTGGATCGATCCTCGCACTATCTCCTGGCGCTCATATACACCATCCTCACCATCTCCTCTGTGACCGGCAACGGACTCGTTATTTGGATATTTAGCAC ATCCAAATCCCTGCGCACACCAAGTAACATGTTCGTGATCAACCTGGCGCTCTTCGACCTGGCCATGATGGGGGAGATGCCGCACCTCATCTTGAACTCCTTCTACCAGAGGATGCTGGGCTACGAGCTCGGCTGCGACATCTATGCGGTGCTGGGCTCGCTGTCTGGTATTGGTGGGGCTATGACCAACGCTGTTATAGCGTATGATAGATACAA AACAATATCCTCACCAATCGACGGGCGAATCAACAGAACCCAGGCAACACTACTAGTTATATTCACGTGGCTCTACGCGATGCCATTCACGGTGTTTCCGCTCACGAAGACCTGGGGTAGATTTGTTACTG AGGGTTTCCTAACAACATGTTCATTTGACTTCCTGAGCGATGACGTAAAGACGTTTGTATTGTGCATATCTATTTGGAGCTATGTGATTCCAATGACTCTTATCTGCACCTTCTATCTCAAGCTATTCGGTGCT GTGCGCCATCACGAGAGAATGCTGAAGGAGCAGGCCAAGAAGATGAATGTCAAATCGCTTGCTTCTAACAAAGAAGATGCTGGTAAGAGTGTGGAGATCAGAATCGCGAAGGTGGCATTCACCATCTTCTTCCTGTTTATCTGTTCTTGGACGCCTTATGGCATCGTTGCCATGATTGGAGCGTTCGGAGACAG ATCATTACTAACACCTGTGGTGACGATGATCCCAGCAGTATTCTGCAAAGCTGTTTCCTGTCTCGACCCCTGGGTCTACGCTATTAACCACCCAAGATTCAG GGTGGAGTTAGAAAAGCGGGTGCCATGGATGGGAGTCAGGGAACCTGATCCCGATACTCAGTCTTCCACCGGCAGCGCAGTCACCAATTCCGCAGAGGCATAG